One window of Populus nigra chromosome 5, ddPopNigr1.1, whole genome shotgun sequence genomic DNA carries:
- the LOC133693687 gene encoding cytochrome P450 94A1-like yields MSIIELLASLALLLVPLFFYLTKNSKSQASSKSNPNLKSYPLIGSSVAIFANRNRFIQWTSDLIQNSPTATVVIRRLLDDSRVLTGNPANVQHMLKTQFYNYEKGSKARRTLFDFLGNGIFNIDGDSWKFQRQVSSHEFNTKSLRKFVETVVDTEVSQRLIPILSTAAANNTVLDLQDILQRFAFDNICKIAFGYDPAYLLPDLAEAEFAKTFDEAAKISSDRFSTLFPFLWKIKRVFNIGSEKRLKEASSELREFARNIIKEKKQELSNKSSLETVDLLSRFLSSGHSDEDFVTDIVISFILAGRDTTSAALTWYFWLLSQNPEVEKEIVREIEDKSESPVYEEVKDMVYTHASLCESMRLYPPVPIDGKVAMQDDVLPDGTVIKKGMRVSYHPYAMGRLETLWGPDWEKFKPERWLQGSGDGVNSNGKWSFVGRDPYSYPVFQAGPRICLGKDMAFLQMKRVVAGILRRFKVVPAAEEGFEPVFISYLTSKMQGGFPVRFEERAN; encoded by the coding sequence ATGTCTATTATTGAGCTCTTAGCATCACTTGCCCTTTTACTTGTCCCACTCTTCTTCTATCTCACCAAGAATTCCAAGTCCCAAGCATCATCAAAATCTAATCCAAACCTAAAATCATACCCCTTAATTGGATCCTCTGTAGCCATTTTTGCCAATAGAAACCGATTCATCCAGTGGACTTCAGATCTTATCCAAAACTCACCAACTGCCACTGTTGTTATCCGCCGTCTCTTGGATGATAGCCGTGTTCTTACAGGAAACCCTGCAAATGTCCAACACATGCTTAAAACCCAGTTTTACAACTATGAGAAAGGTAGCAAAGCTCGGCGAACcctctttgattttcttggaaACGGTATCTTTAACATTGATGGTGATTCTTGGAAGTTTCAAAGACAAGTTTCCAGCCATGAATTCAACACGAAATCATTGCGTAAATTCGTTGAGACCGTTGTCGATACTGAAGTATCTCAACGCTTAATCCCGATTCTCTCCACTGCTGCGGCTAACAATACAGTTCTTGATTTGCAAGACATACTTCAAAGATTCGCTTTTGACAACATCTGCAAGATCGCTTTCGGATACGATCCTGCATACTTGCTGCCTGATCTCGCCGAAGCCGAATTTGCGAAAACTTTTGATGAAGCTGCCAAGATTTCCAGTGACAGGTTCTCTACGCTATTCCCCTTTCTTTGGAAGATTAAGAGGGTCTTCAATATTGGATCAGAGAAACGCCTCAAAGAAGCATCCTCTGAATTACGTGAGTTCGCCAGAaacatcatcaaagaaaagaagcagGAACTCAGCAACAAATCATCCCTCGAAACCGTAGATCTTCTATCACGTTTCTTGAGCTCAGGCCATTCTGACGAGGACTTTGTCACTGATATTGTCATCAGTTTTATACTAGCAGGCCGAGACACCACTTCCGCTGCCTTAACATGGTATTTCTGGCTACTCTCTCAAAACCCAGAAGTGGAAAAGGAAATAGTCAGAGAAATAGAAGACAAATCGGAGAGTCCAGTTTATGAAGAAGTCAAGGACATGGTCTACACACATGCTTCTTTATGTGAGAGCATGAGGCTGTACCCTCCAGTCCCAATAGATGGCAAGGTTGCAATGCAGGACGATGTCTTGCCTGACGGGACTGTGATCAAGAAGGGAATGAGAGTGTCTTACCATCCGTATGCAATGGGGAGGCTCGAGACGTTGTGGGGTCCGGACTGGGAAAAGTTCAAGCCAGAGAGATGGCTGCAGGGATCCGGCGATGGAGTTAATAGTAATGGGAAGTGGAGTTTTGTAGGGAGGGACCCATACTCCTACCCTGTTTTTCAGGCCGGACCAAGGATTTGTTTGGGTAAGGACATGGCTTTCTTGCAAATGAAAAGGGTGGTAGCCGGGATTTTACGGAGGTTTAAGGTTGTTCCTGCTGCAGAGGAGGGTTTTGAGCCCGTGTTTATCTCTTATTTGACGTCCAAAATGCAGGGTGGTTTTCCCGTGAGGTTCGAGGAGAGAGctaattaa